Proteins from one Streptomyces sp. NBC_00289 genomic window:
- a CDS encoding GNAT family N-acetyltransferase: MSTPNAESRESYLIRSIRADEWAKAKELRLVALRDPVAHLAFLETYDTAVARPDSFWQERAVGAAEGATGAQQIISEGPDGEWAGMLTVLVEEPGTTDWAGSPVERKQGHLVGVFVRPEHRGCGMTEVLFDAALEWSWGQGAERVRLIVHEDNGRAQAFYRKAGFLPTGVTVQLGGSGERELEMAVERP; the protein is encoded by the coding sequence ATGAGCACCCCGAACGCCGAGAGCCGCGAGAGTTACCTGATTCGTTCCATACGGGCCGACGAGTGGGCCAAGGCCAAGGAGCTGCGGCTCGTCGCCCTGCGCGATCCGGTGGCGCATCTCGCCTTTCTCGAGACGTACGACACGGCGGTGGCCAGGCCGGACTCCTTCTGGCAGGAGCGGGCCGTCGGGGCTGCCGAAGGGGCGACCGGGGCGCAGCAGATCATCTCGGAGGGGCCGGACGGGGAGTGGGCCGGCATGCTGACCGTGCTGGTCGAGGAACCCGGGACAACGGACTGGGCCGGTTCTCCCGTCGAGCGGAAGCAGGGGCACCTCGTCGGTGTCTTCGTCCGGCCCGAGCACCGTGGCTGCGGAATGACCGAGGTGCTCTTCGACGCGGCTCTGGAGTGGTCGTGGGGGCAGGGCGCCGAGCGGGTACGGCTGATCGTGCACGAGGACAACGGGCGGGCCCAGGCCTTCTACCGTAAGGCGGGGTTCCTGCCCACCGGAGTGACCGTGCAGCTCGGCGGGAGCGGGGAGCGTGAGCTGGAGATGGCCGTCGAGCGGCCCTGA
- a CDS encoding type IV secretory system conjugative DNA transfer family protein, which yields MRPDDHLDRRQDRQNRQGGVPDGLLIGLLAFLLGMTLLVWTATGLSALFSQGAWPDGVTFTRTPLAMRYLIGRPHDIPGAWPDTPADQLSGYGLFWGLFLGQLMMLFVLTVFAIGTVARWKGVRARRRAEAIGRSTATTTEPEQVPEVRAARRVPQPHEVPEVVPEVPVPRVEPEPTELLKPTPTQQEAPASPFGGDRPGAWEPTRPEGMVLYGLPDSRRTSATQAVRDAAGPALVVTSDPAIWQETKDARAKLGPVHLYDPTHRCDTPARLHWSPTAGCEDKATAAARAVALLSPIRPTARLDQAVSETAETLLRSYLHAAAIDGRTVRHVHRWSQGTQIQDAVRTLRTNPKASPGSAGELEAALTAHPERRDIAQELTSRALSALFTVNIREACTPNRTDALALDSFVDEAGTLYVVGESIEDPRTNPGAMPLLTALTASVVERGRCMAERSSAGRLDPPLTLVLDDVAAVAPLPQLPDLLADGADRGLPTLALLRSREQARARWPHDELPV from the coding sequence GTGAGACCGGACGATCACCTCGACCGCCGACAGGACCGTCAGAACCGGCAGGGAGGCGTTCCCGACGGACTCCTGATCGGCCTGCTCGCCTTCCTCCTCGGCATGACCCTGCTGGTCTGGACGGCGACCGGCCTGTCCGCCCTGTTCTCCCAGGGCGCCTGGCCGGACGGCGTCACCTTCACCCGCACCCCGCTGGCCATGCGCTATCTGATCGGCCGACCGCACGACATCCCCGGCGCCTGGCCCGACACCCCTGCGGACCAGCTCTCGGGCTACGGCCTCTTCTGGGGCCTGTTCCTCGGCCAGCTGATGATGCTGTTCGTCCTGACGGTGTTCGCGATCGGCACCGTGGCACGGTGGAAGGGCGTCAGGGCCAGAAGACGGGCCGAGGCGATCGGCCGGAGCACGGCTACGACCACGGAACCGGAGCAGGTGCCGGAGGTTCGCGCAGCACGCCGGGTGCCCCAGCCGCACGAGGTCCCCGAGGTGGTCCCCGAGGTCCCCGTCCCGCGCGTCGAGCCGGAGCCGACAGAGCTCCTCAAGCCGACGCCGACGCAACAGGAGGCCCCCGCCTCTCCGTTCGGTGGTGACCGGCCGGGCGCGTGGGAACCGACCCGCCCCGAAGGCATGGTTCTGTACGGCCTCCCGGACAGCCGCCGGACATCGGCGACCCAGGCCGTACGCGACGCGGCGGGCCCCGCCCTCGTCGTCACCTCCGACCCCGCCATCTGGCAGGAGACCAAGGACGCCCGCGCCAAACTCGGCCCGGTCCACCTCTACGACCCCACACACCGTTGCGACACTCCGGCCCGCCTCCACTGGTCGCCCACGGCGGGCTGCGAGGACAAGGCCACGGCGGCGGCGAGAGCCGTCGCCCTCCTCAGCCCCATCCGCCCCACCGCACGGCTCGACCAAGCGGTCAGCGAGACCGCCGAGACACTCCTGCGCAGCTATCTCCACGCCGCAGCGATCGACGGCCGCACCGTCCGCCACGTCCACCGCTGGTCCCAGGGCACCCAGATCCAGGACGCGGTCCGCACCCTGCGCACGAACCCGAAGGCGTCCCCCGGCTCGGCGGGCGAACTCGAGGCCGCCCTCACCGCACACCCCGAACGCCGTGACATCGCCCAGGAACTCACCAGCCGGGCGCTCTCCGCTCTCTTCACGGTCAACATCCGCGAGGCATGCACTCCAAACCGAACTGATGCGCTCGCCTTGGATTCCTTCGTCGACGAAGCGGGCACGCTTTATGTGGTCGGTGAATCCATCGAGGATCCCAGGACGAACCCCGGTGCGATGCCTCTTCTGACGGCCCTCACCGCAAGCGTGGTCGAGCGCGGCCGGTGCATGGCCGAACGGTCATCCGCCGGTCGGCTCGACCCACCACTGACGCTCGTCCTGGACGACGTCGCGGCCGTCGCCCCGCTCCCCCAACTCCCGGACCTCCTGGCCGACGGAGCCGACCGCGGCCTGCCCACGCTGGCCCTCCTCCGCTCCCGCGAACAGGCCCGCGCCCGCTGGCCACACGACGAACTGCCGGTGTAG